From the genome of Nicotiana sylvestris chromosome 2, ASM39365v2, whole genome shotgun sequence, one region includes:
- the LOC138885839 gene encoding uncharacterized protein, with product MIPAPATTPPTQPIRGGGCPRGGGQARCYALPACTEAVVSNSTITCIVPVCHRDTSVLFDPGSTYSYVSSYFASHLGVYRGSLSFPVYISTLVGDSLIMDHMYWSCLIALSGFETKADLLLLSMVDFDIILGMDWLSPHYVILNCHAKTVTLAMPGLP from the coding sequence atgattcCAGCACCAGCTACTACTCCACCTACTCAGCCAATTCGAGGtggaggttgccctagagggggaggtcaggcTAGATGCTATGCTCTTCCTGCTTGTACAGAGGCAGTTGTTTCTAACTCTACCATTACTTGTATTGTtccggtctgtcatagagatacatcggttctattcgatccaggctccacttattcctatgtgtcatcttattttgcctcgCATTTGGGCGTATATCGGGGTTCCTTGAGTTTCCCTGTTTATAtatctactcttgtgggagattctcttattatgGACCACATGTATtggtcgtgtttgattgctcttagtggttttgagaccaaagccgatttattattgctcagcatggtagactttgatattatcttgggcatggactggttgtcgccccattatgttattcttaattgtcacgccaagactgttACACTGGCTATGCCTGGTTTACCATGA